In the Syntrophorhabdaceae bacterium genome, one interval contains:
- a CDS encoding HDOD domain-containing protein yields the protein MSTNITLIVLLAVVVILLIVYRRARKQKVKAPSVKTGAATTRPAPPQGAQRRAEQASVKPDPPKTGDVTSDGNPQTTEITYSPVPEGVLPKPLSEIDSGVMREVQGKISGVQPIPSNSMKLLDLLNNPFSSWNEIVKVVSTNPMFSARALQAVNSVYFNLPDKVTSIGRAITLLGYNSLRSLVMGDLLEGLKARDKNDTADAYVNAYTHSAVVSACSGYLGRTVFQSSEYDLATIGLFHDIGKYFIAELDPSSGALPKPPLYWLKTMRPRPPLVIQEQIEFGIDHSMLGSLLAEKWQLSEEIRYGIEYHHYPSFVPPENIPDAYVTKSFVVCLSDLICKALGYCMNDAEILPIRPEYYDKFGLDHDPTRLITPGLTKEIANAYFAVRNYIDTT from the coding sequence ATGAGCACGAACATCACATTGATTGTACTGCTTGCTGTCGTAGTAATTCTACTTATCGTCTATCGACGCGCCCGAAAGCAGAAGGTTAAGGCCCCGTCGGTTAAGACGGGAGCCGCAACTACGAGGCCGGCGCCCCCGCAGGGCGCGCAGAGAAGGGCTGAGCAAGCGTCAGTCAAGCCCGATCCTCCAAAGACGGGCGATGTTACATCCGATGGCAACCCGCAGACCACTGAAATCACCTACTCTCCCGTTCCGGAGGGGGTTTTACCCAAGCCTCTCAGTGAAATTGATAGCGGCGTAATGAGGGAGGTACAGGGAAAGATCTCGGGCGTGCAGCCCATACCCTCCAACTCGATGAAGCTTTTGGATCTCTTAAATAATCCCTTTTCAAGTTGGAATGAGATAGTGAAGGTCGTTTCCACAAACCCCATGTTCTCTGCGAGGGCCCTTCAGGCTGTCAATTCAGTATATTTTAACCTTCCGGACAAGGTAACTTCTATAGGAAGGGCCATAACTTTGCTGGGGTATAACAGCTTACGATCGCTCGTTATGGGCGATCTCCTCGAAGGATTGAAAGCGAGGGACAAGAACGACACGGCCGACGCATACGTTAATGCCTATACCCATTCGGCCGTTGTCTCTGCCTGTTCGGGATATCTTGGCAGGACCGTTTTTCAGAGTTCCGAGTATGACCTTGCTACCATAGGTCTTTTTCACGACATCGGGAAATATTTCATTGCCGAGCTTGATCCTTCCTCCGGAGCCCTGCCCAAGCCGCCGCTATACTGGCTGAAGACCATGCGGCCCAGACCTCCCCTCGTGATTCAAGAACAGATAGAGTTCGGCATAGACCATTCCATGCTGGGAAGCTTACTCGCCGAGAAATGGCAGTTGTCGGAGGAGATAAGGTATGGCATCGAGTATCACCACTATCCGTCGTTTGTCCCCCCCGAAAACATACCTGACGCCTATGTAACCAAGAGTTTTGTGGTTTGTCTGTCTGATCTTATCTGTAAAGCCCTTGGTTACTGTATGAACGATGCCGAGATACTGCCCATACGGCCGGAGTATTACGATAAATTTGGTCTGGACCACGACCCTACCAGGCTTATCACTCCCGGCCTCACGAAAGAGATCGCGAATGCATATTTCGCGGTCAGGAACTACATCGACACCACGTAG